GCGGAAGGCGCACAGCCAAATGCAAGCCCGGGAGATGTACGCTTCATCGACTTCAATGGCGATGGTATTATCAACGCTGCCGACCGGCGTGTGATGGGGAACGCGCAACCGAATTTTTATGGTGGGCTAAACAACCGCTTTGCTTATAAAGGTTTTGATCTTTCTTTCTTTTTGCAATTTGTGTATGGCAATGCCATTTTCAACCAGAACACCATTACCTTGGAAGATCTCACCGGCCTCCGCAACCAGAGTCGCACGGTGCTTAATCGATGGACACCCGATAATAGGGATACGGAAATCCCCAGGGCAACTACCGTGAAGCCGAATAATGATGCTTATGACCGTTATGTGGAGGATGGATCTTATTTGCGTCTAAAAAATGTGCAGCTTTCGTACCAGATTCCATTGGAAAAAGTGACGCAGCAGATTCTGAAGCAGCTAACGCTATTTGCGAATGCACAGAACTTGTTTACGCTGACCAATTATTCGGGGATGGACCCGGAAACGAATCGTTACGGTAGCAATAATGTACGGCAGGGATACGACTCGGCAGCCTACCCCAATGTGAAAACTTTTACGTTTGGCGTCCGCGCCGGCTTTTAATGGAAGCTGACTATTTTATGATGGAATCGATAACCTATTGTAACATGAAGAATTTAAATATTTATATCGTTTGTCTGCTATCCGCTGTATGGCTTGCCTGCGCTAAATTGGAGCAGGTGCCAGATGGTATTAATACAACGGATAACCTCTTTAAAAGCGAGAGCGATGCACGGGCGGCGGTCAACGCGATGTACTCTTCGCTGGGCTCGCCTGATATCTATAACCAGTTTAATGAAACCATACAATCGCAGGGAACCGATGATGCAGAGTGGGGCTTCGGGCGGAATACATCCAATGTGGATAAGCTGGCAATGGATAAGTTTTCATTTACGGCTACGAGCGATCTGGTTTACCGTTACTGGGAGGTGCATTACCGCAATATAAACCGGGCAAATATTGCCTTGAAACATATTCCACAGATAGATTTTGCCGAGGAGAAAAGAGCGCAGTATCTGGGGGAGGCGCATTTTATCAGGGGTTTGATGTATTTTAACCTGGTGCGCTTATATGGCGCAGTACCGATCGTGCTGGAAGCAACAGAATCGCTGGATGATCTCCAGATCGCACGGGCACCGATAGAAACGGTCTATGAACAGATTGTAGCTGATTTTGTCTTTGCCAAGGAGCACCTTCCATTAAATTATGAGACTGCAGAATTGGGAAGGGCTACGAAAGGGGCAGCCATGGCTTTGCTGACAAAGGTTTATCTGACGAATAAAGGCTATCAACAGGCGGTGAATGAGGCAAAGGAAATCACTGATATGGGGCAGTATAACTTATGGCCAAGCTATAAAGAGGTCTTCGAAATAACCAATGAAAACAAGGTAGAATCTATTTTTGAGATTCAATACCTGAGCTTGGGCGCTTCCGGTAATACCAATGGCTCGTCCTATGCGGGTTATTTTAAACCTTCGGCTTTGGTCATACCACCACCGCCGGATGGTTTTGGCGGTTTTGGCGATAATCCGGTGACCTTGAATCATTTTCAGGCTTATCCGGAGGGTGATCTAAGACGCGATGTGAACGTGCTGCACGTGCCTGCGGCACCCGCCTCTATCCGCTATCCTTATTACGTAAACAAGTATCAGGATCCCGATGCTTTTAATGTTGATGATGGCGGGAATAATTATTACATCGCCCGCTATGCAGATGTATTATTGATGTATGCAGAGGCGCTACATGAGCTGCAACCGGGTAGCGTTGAAGCTTATGATGCTTTTAATCAGGTGCGGAGAAGAGCGTATAGCCTGCCGCTATCACTTGCCTCGGATCACGACCTCACACCGGGACTGTCTGTCGAGCAGTTCAGGGATAGCATTCTGTTGGAACGCCGCCTGGAATTTGCATTTGAAGGGCATCGGCGCTTCGACCTCCTCCGTATGGGCAAACTGAAGGAAGCCATGAACAGGCAAGATCCGACCGTTACGGTGCAGGACTGGCACGTTCTGTTGCCTGTTCCTCAAGACGAGCTAATGGTAAATCCCCTGCTCGATCAAAATGAAGGGTATTAAAAAATTAACAAAAAATAATAATGAA
This Olivibacter sp. SDN3 DNA region includes the following protein-coding sequences:
- a CDS encoding RagB/SusD family nutrient uptake outer membrane protein yields the protein MKNLNIYIVCLLSAVWLACAKLEQVPDGINTTDNLFKSESDARAAVNAMYSSLGSPDIYNQFNETIQSQGTDDAEWGFGRNTSNVDKLAMDKFSFTATSDLVYRYWEVHYRNINRANIALKHIPQIDFAEEKRAQYLGEAHFIRGLMYFNLVRLYGAVPIVLEATESLDDLQIARAPIETVYEQIVADFVFAKEHLPLNYETAELGRATKGAAMALLTKVYLTNKGYQQAVNEAKEITDMGQYNLWPSYKEVFEITNENKVESIFEIQYLSLGASGNTNGSSYAGYFKPSALVIPPPPDGFGGFGDNPVTLNHFQAYPEGDLRRDVNVLHVPAAPASIRYPYYVNKYQDPDAFNVDDGGNNYYIARYADVLLMYAEALHELQPGSVEAYDAFNQVRRRAYSLPLSLASDHDLTPGLSVEQFRDSILLERRLEFAFEGHRRFDLLRMGKLKEAMNRQDPTVTVQDWHVLLPVPQDELMVNPLLDQNEGY